A single genomic interval of Halobacillus halophilus DSM 2266 harbors:
- the upp gene encoding uracil phosphoribosyltransferase produces MGKVYVLDHPLIQHKLTYIRKKETGTKDFRELVDEVAALMAFEITRDLPLEEVEIDTPVTSDAKAKVLTGKKIGLVPILRAGLGMVDGIIQLIPAAKIGHVGLYRDPETLQPVEYYVKLPSDIEERELIVIDPMLATGGSANEAIHSLKKRGARQIRLMCLVAAPEGVDAVREEHPDVDIYLAALDEKLNEKGYIVPGLGDAGDRLYGTK; encoded by the coding sequence ATGGGAAAGGTATATGTACTGGATCATCCGTTAATTCAGCACAAACTGACGTACATACGTAAAAAGGAAACAGGGACGAAGGATTTTCGTGAACTAGTTGACGAAGTCGCCGCATTGATGGCTTTTGAAATTACTCGTGATCTGCCTCTTGAAGAGGTTGAAATCGACACCCCTGTCACATCCGACGCAAAAGCTAAAGTACTGACGGGTAAGAAAATTGGACTTGTACCCATTCTTCGTGCCGGTCTAGGTATGGTAGACGGAATCATTCAATTGATTCCTGCCGCTAAAATAGGACATGTCGGACTTTATCGCGATCCTGAAACACTGCAGCCGGTAGAGTATTATGTCAAACTTCCTAGTGATATTGAAGAACGTGAACTTATCGTCATTGACCCAATGCTTGCGACAGGCGGTTCAGCCAATGAGGCCATCCATTCATTGAAGAAAAGAGGAGCCCGCCAAATTCGCTTAATGTGTCTCGTTGCAGCGCCTGAAGGTGTCGATGCTGTTCGTGAAGAGCACCCGGATGTCGATATCTATCTCGCAGCTCTTGATGAGAAGTTAAATGAAAAAGGCTACATCGTTCCAGGTCTGGGAGATGCCGGTGACCGATTATATGGTACAAAATAA
- a CDS encoding serine hydroxymethyltransferase, whose translation MNQVKSTDAEVFAAIQDERDRQQNNIELIASENFVSEAVMETMGSVMTNKYAEGYPGRRYYGGCEHVDVVENLARDRAKELFGADHANVQPHSGAQANMAVYFTVLDHGDTVLGMNLNHGGHLTHGSSVNFSGKLYNFEEYGVEENDERINYEAVLKKAKEVQPKLIVAGASAYPREIDFAKFREIADEVGAYLLVDMAHIAGLIACGLHSNPVPHAHFVTTTTHKTLRGPRGGMILCQKEFAKKIDKNVFPGMQGGPLMHIIAAKAVSFKEALQPEFKDYSKQIIANAKRLGESLVDKGVDIVSGGTDNHLLLLNLQKKGLTGKVIEKALDDIGITTNKNTIPFDTESPFVTSGIRIGTAAVTTRGFKENEMDEIADLIAFTLEHHENEEKMKEAAERVRELTSRFPLYQTLNYSSI comes from the coding sequence ATGAATCAAGTGAAATCAACAGACGCAGAGGTATTTGCAGCTATTCAGGATGAAAGAGATCGTCAACAGAATAATATTGAGTTAATAGCTTCTGAAAACTTTGTTTCCGAGGCTGTGATGGAAACGATGGGTTCCGTTATGACTAATAAATATGCGGAAGGATATCCTGGCCGTCGTTACTATGGAGGCTGTGAGCATGTCGACGTAGTAGAAAACCTGGCTCGTGACCGTGCGAAAGAGCTTTTTGGTGCAGATCATGCCAACGTCCAGCCTCATTCCGGTGCCCAAGCCAACATGGCTGTTTATTTTACCGTTCTGGATCACGGAGATACCGTACTTGGGATGAACTTAAATCACGGAGGGCATCTTACACATGGAAGTTCTGTAAACTTCAGTGGCAAGCTGTACAACTTTGAAGAATATGGTGTTGAAGAAAACGATGAACGAATTAACTATGAAGCCGTATTGAAAAAAGCGAAAGAAGTACAGCCTAAGCTGATTGTTGCCGGCGCGAGTGCTTATCCACGTGAAATTGATTTTGCTAAATTCCGTGAAATTGCGGATGAAGTAGGAGCGTATCTTCTTGTAGATATGGCGCACATTGCCGGTCTGATTGCCTGCGGTCTCCATTCTAATCCAGTTCCGCATGCGCATTTCGTTACAACTACGACTCATAAAACCCTTCGCGGCCCACGCGGCGGTATGATTCTTTGTCAAAAAGAGTTCGCGAAAAAAATCGATAAGAATGTGTTTCCTGGTATGCAGGGTGGTCCATTGATGCATATAATTGCTGCCAAAGCTGTTTCCTTTAAAGAAGCGCTGCAGCCGGAGTTTAAAGATTATTCCAAGCAGATCATTGCAAATGCTAAACGTCTCGGAGAATCCCTTGTAGATAAAGGTGTCGACATTGTATCGGGCGGCACGGATAATCATCTGCTGCTATTGAATTTGCAAAAGAAAGGTCTTACAGGAAAAGTGATAGAAAAGGCTTTGGATGATATTGGTATTACAACCAATAAAAATACGATCCCTTTTGACACAGAAAGCCCGTTTGTAACGAGTGGAATCCGTATTGGAACCGCTGCTGTCACAACTCGCGGTTTCAAAGAAAACGAGATGGATGAAATAGCAGACCTAATTGCCTTCACTCTTGAGCATCACGAGAATGAAGAAAAGATGAAAGAAGCGGCAGAGCGTGTGCGTGAGCTGACTTCCCGTTTCCCTCTTTATCAAACTTTAAATTATTCTTCTATTTAA
- a CDS encoding TIGR01440 family protein translates to MIDVQTIQADTRAVVEQLLQTGSIKDGIFVVGCSTSEVAGERIGTSGNESMAEVMFRELKKMEDQANIHVAFQCCEHLNRSIVVDRSVFEKERLTEVSAIPVPKAGGSMASYAFKHMDDPVLVETIQADGGLDIGDTLIGMHLKRVAVPVRIEQKTIGAAHITAAKTRPPLIGGVRAVYERIEEEGSCDE, encoded by the coding sequence GTGATAGATGTCCAAACCATCCAGGCTGATACCAGGGCTGTAGTGGAGCAACTTTTGCAAACGGGATCCATTAAAGATGGTATATTTGTGGTAGGATGTTCGACTAGCGAGGTAGCTGGCGAGCGGATTGGCACTTCCGGAAACGAGTCTATGGCAGAGGTTATGTTCCGTGAACTTAAGAAGATGGAAGATCAGGCGAATATTCATGTAGCTTTCCAGTGCTGTGAGCATTTAAATCGGTCCATCGTTGTGGATCGCTCTGTTTTTGAGAAAGAGAGGTTGACAGAGGTCTCAGCTATTCCGGTACCTAAAGCCGGTGGATCTATGGCTTCTTATGCCTTTAAGCATATGGATGACCCAGTCCTGGTAGAAACCATCCAGGCCGATGGAGGACTCGATATAGGGGATACTTTAATTGGGATGCATTTGAAGCGGGTGGCCGTCCCGGTGCGTATTGAGCAGAAAACGATTGGAGCCGCCCACATTACGGCTGCCAAAACGCGGCCTCCTTTAATCGGAGGAGTCCGGGCCGTTTATGAAAGGATAGAAGAAGAAGGTTCATGTGACGAATAG
- the rpiB gene encoding ribose 5-phosphate isomerase B has translation MKIILASDHGGVNLRQEVADVLTELQIDFEDIGCDCEGSVDYPDYGIPAAERVADGEFDKAILICGTGIGMSISANKVKGVRAALVHDIFTAKVTREHNDSNVLCMGERVIGPGLAKEIAKTWVKTEFEGGRHQNRITKIAEYENK, from the coding sequence ATGAAAATAATTCTTGCTTCAGACCATGGCGGTGTAAATCTGCGACAGGAAGTAGCGGATGTTTTGACTGAACTTCAAATTGATTTTGAAGATATTGGCTGTGACTGTGAAGGGTCCGTAGATTATCCGGACTATGGTATTCCTGCAGCTGAACGAGTAGCTGACGGAGAGTTTGATAAAGCTATTCTTATTTGCGGAACTGGAATCGGCATGTCGATTTCTGCAAATAAAGTAAAAGGAGTACGTGCTGCTCTTGTTCATGATATTTTTACAGCAAAAGTTACACGCGAACATAACGATTCAAATGTTCTTTGCATGGGCGAACGCGTCATTGGCCCTGGCCTTGCGAAAGAAATTGCAAAAACGTGGGTTAAGACAGAATTTGAAGGCGGCCGTCACCAAAACCGGATAACTAAGATTGCCGAATATGAGAATAAATAA
- a CDS encoding low molecular weight protein arginine phosphatase, which translates to MKILFVCTGNTCRSPMAEALLKAKLSTIEVRSAGIFAGEGEPMSKNTELVLREWEFSIDHKTSSVTAELLEWTDLVLTMTDRHKQTLAIQYPDYQDKYFTLKEYVLIDENQWQKLKELYSKFEEKRSSILSHTANLSDEEMEEKLMTDLKYEIKQIEEIENSIPDINIIDPFGGNLDAYRMTRDELDKYIELLAKRLNGTSA; encoded by the coding sequence ATGAAAATATTATTTGTTTGTACAGGAAATACTTGCCGAAGCCCTATGGCCGAAGCTCTCTTAAAAGCAAAGCTCTCAACTATTGAGGTACGTTCGGCCGGTATATTTGCCGGTGAAGGAGAACCGATGTCCAAAAACACGGAACTTGTTCTTAGAGAATGGGAGTTTAGCATAGATCACAAAACAAGTTCCGTAACGGCAGAATTGTTAGAGTGGACTGATCTTGTGTTGACTATGACGGATCGTCACAAACAAACCCTAGCCATTCAATATCCGGATTATCAGGATAAATACTTTACTCTAAAAGAATACGTACTCATTGACGAAAATCAGTGGCAGAAGCTGAAAGAGCTTTACTCAAAATTTGAAGAGAAACGTTCTTCCATATTAAGCCACACTGCAAACTTAAGTGATGAAGAAATGGAAGAAAAGCTTATGACTGATTTAAAATACGAGATTAAACAGATTGAAGAAATAGAAAACAGCATTCCTGATATCAACATTATCGATCCTTTTGGCGGGAACTTGGATGCCTATAGAATGACGCGGGACGAATTGGATAAGTATATTGAACTTCTCGCTAAACGATTAAACGGTACCTCAGCCTAA
- a CDS encoding manganese efflux pump MntP: MEQVTGLVLLSLALGLDAFSVSLGMGLQAVRLKHAFFAGIVVGIFHMFMPGLGMALGQWLSGSASEWAAVGGGLLLFCLGSYTIFASFTDKHNAAYTLAGAGMWLFALSVSIDSFPVGFSLGLRESEVFVSIISFGLFSMLLTWAGFVIGRRASGLLGVYSELLGGSILCALGLHAIF; this comes from the coding sequence TTGGAACAAGTTACGGGGTTGGTTTTGCTTTCGTTAGCCTTAGGTTTGGATGCTTTCTCAGTTTCACTCGGAATGGGGCTTCAAGCGGTTCGTTTAAAACACGCATTCTTTGCAGGGATTGTTGTGGGTATTTTCCACATGTTCATGCCTGGACTTGGTATGGCCCTGGGACAATGGCTTTCAGGCAGTGCTAGTGAGTGGGCGGCTGTCGGAGGAGGATTACTGCTTTTCTGTCTGGGAAGCTATACCATTTTTGCATCATTTACGGACAAGCATAATGCAGCTTATACCCTGGCGGGAGCGGGAATGTGGCTTTTTGCGCTTAGTGTGAGTATTGATAGTTTTCCGGTTGGCTTCAGCTTAGGACTTCGTGAATCGGAGGTTTTCGTGTCCATTATTTCCTTCGGTCTGTTCAGTATGCTGCTGACTTGGGCAGGTTTTGTTATTGGACGGAGGGCTAGCGGTCTTCTTGGCGTGTATAGTGAATTACTCGGAGGAAGTATTCTCTGTGCGCTCGGCTTGCATGCCATTTTCTGA